In one window of Miscanthus floridulus cultivar M001 chromosome 12, ASM1932011v1, whole genome shotgun sequence DNA:
- the LOC136498340 gene encoding small ribosomal subunit protein eS8-like, producing the protein MGISRDSMHKCQATGGKQKAWRKKRKYELGRQPANTKLSSNKTVRRVHVRGGNVKWRALRLDTGNYSWGSEALTFKIRILDVVYNASNNELVRTQTLVKSAIVQVDAAPFKQWYFTHYGVDIGRKKKAPVAKKDAAEGQEGEAIAKETKKSNHEQRKLEKRQQGHALDTHIEEQFGSGRLLACISSRPGRCG; encoded by the exons ATGG GTATCTCGCGTGACTCGATGCACAAGTGCCAGGCCACCGGTGGAAAGCAGAAGGCATGGCGCAAGAAGCGAAA GTATGAGCTTGGCCGCCAGCCTGCCAACACCAAACTGTCTAGCAATAAGACAGTGAGGAGGGTCCATGTCCGTGGAGGCAATGTGAAGTGGAGGGCTCTCCGCTTGGATACAGGTAACTACTCATGGGGAAGTGAGGCTCTTACATTCAAGATCCGCATCCTGGATGTGGTCTATAATGCATCAAACAATGAGCTTGTGAGGACTCAGACTCTTGTGAAGAGCGCCATTGTACAAGTTGATGCTGCTCCATTCAAGCAGTGGTACTTCACGCACTATGGAGTGGACATCGGTAGGAAGAAGAAGGCGCCTGTTGCCAAGAAGGATGCAGCCGAG GGACAAGAGGGTGAGGCTATAGCTAAGGAAACAAAGAAGAGCAACCATGAGCAGAGGAAGCTTGAGAAGCGCCAGCAGGGGCATGCACTTGACACTCATATTGAAGAGCAATTTGGCAGTGGAAGATTGTTGGCTTGCATTTCTTCCCGCCCTGGACGGTGTGGCTGA
- the LOC136495634 gene encoding uncharacterized protein, which translates to MVPLLGKAMEQVNKIKEKHEATWKQYGCTLMSDGWTDSRHLINFLVNSPEGTFFLESVDASSEVHDAPMLTDLLQQRIDLIGGDKVVQVVTNNDANYKAACKLLMERIPTLFWTPCATHCLDLMLEDISKMKEFSKPIARARQVTTFIYRHGRLLDAMREKTGGRDLVRPGVTRFATAFLTLRSLHTHKDALKFLFVSDDWTKSKLARTEARKKVHDTILSTEFWNSVEDCLRASQPLIVLLRIVDGDERPAMLEVQFCMEYAKKKIKENFPIREKADLLKHDVMAGKLRSAFTEVLSKMVPDQDLQNKIDDQALEYEDLRGSFSNKIAINNIKIKSPIEWWRSYGGKAVELQRFAKRVVGLCASASGCERCWSTFESIHTKKRNRLEHKRLNDLVYVQYNRKMAVRFQKRHEKGAGSFDPLCLEDFDWNNEWEDEDMKDDNSDEEYLIDNVEVDDYGEIAPIVADESDQAAAGGGNSDPFVMEDDFY; encoded by the exons ATGGTGCCATTGCTTGGAAAGGCTATGGAACAGGTCAACAAAATAAAGGAGAAGCATGAGGCTACTTGGAAGCAATATGGCTGTACACTAATGTCAGATGGGTGGACAGATAGCCGTCACCTCATTAATTTCCTAGTCAATAGTCCAGAGGGGACTTTCTTCTTGGAGTCTGTTGATGCATCCAGTGAAGTACATGATGCACCAATGTTGACAGATTTACTACAGCAGAGAATTGATCTAATTGGAGGAGACAAGGTTGTTCAAGTGGTCACTAACAACGATGCTAATTATAAGGCAGCTTGCAAGCTTCTTATGGAAAGAATTCCAACACTGTTCTGGACCCCTTGTGCAACACACTGTTTGGACCTCATGCTAGAGGACATTAGCAAAATGAAGGAGTTTAGCAAGCCTATTGCACGTGCAAGACAAGTTACTACCTTTATTTATAGGCACGGGAGGCTTCTTGATGCAATGAGGGAGAAGACAGGAGGTAGAGATCTTGTTAGACCAGGAGTAACTCGTTTTGCTACTGCTTTCCTCACTTTGCGCAGCCTACACACTCATAAGGATGCTCTGAAATTTCTATTTGTAAGTGATGACTGGACTAAGTCCAAATTGGCAAGAACAGAAGCAAGAAAGAAAGTACATGACACCATTCTTTCAACCGAATTTTGGAACTCAGTTGAGGACTGCCTGAGAGCATCACAGCCCCTTATTGTTTTGCTGAGAATAGTTGATGGGGATGAGAGGCCAGCAATGCTAGaggttcagttttgtatggaatATGCAAAGAAAAAGATTAAAGAAAATTTCCCTATTAGGGAAAAGGCAGACTTGCTTAAGC ATGATGTTATGGCTGGTAAGCTAAGGTCTGCATTTACTGAGGTTCTTTCAAAAATGGTGCCTGACCAAGATCTTCAAAACAAGATTGATGACCAAGCTTTGGAATATGAGGACTTAAGGGGTAGCTTCAGCAACAAAATTGCAATCAACAACATCAAAATCAAGTCTCCTA TTGAATGGTGGCGTTCATATGGTGGCAAAGCCGTAGAGCTTCAAAGATTTGCAAAACGTGTTGTTGGGCTTTGTGCTTCAGCTTCAGGTTGTGAGCGTTGTTGGAGCACATTTGAGTCA ATTCATACTAAGAAAAGAAACAGGTTAGAGCATAAAAGGCTTAATGATTTGGTCTATGTTCAATACAACCGAAAGATGGCAGTGAGGTTTCAAAAGCGACATGAGAAAGGAGCAGGCAGCTTTGATCCTTTGTGTTTGGAAGACTTTGATTGGAACAATGAATGG GAGGATGAAGACATGAAAGATGATAACTCTGATGAAGAATATCTGATTGATAATGTGGAAGTTGATGACTATGGTGAAATTGCACCTATTGTTGCTGACGAAAGTGATCAAGCTGCCGCTGGTGGTGGCAATTCAGATCCTTTTGTGATGGAGGATGACTTCTATTGA